In Lentibacillus amyloliquefaciens, one DNA window encodes the following:
- the spoIIIAA gene encoding stage III sporulation protein AA has product MEEILGLFPENIRQTIYKTLKGRWGTLQEIRFRIQQPIELIFDDHTEWLDGKRPDKNDSIFVLNQLSEFSLYKMEDELREGYVTIEGGHRIGLSGKVNTVHGHVKAIQHITFFNIRIASEKIGAALPFMPYIYKNQYLSTLLIGPPQTGKTTLIRDIARLIGSGWNRTKAHKVGIIDERSEIGGSKKGLPQHDLGKRTDVMDACPKDEGMMMMIRSMSPEVLIVDEIGTESDVQALMEAINAGVIVICSIHGDSLESLMKRPSLQPLFHQQIFQRFVLLNGQAKPGQMHHIYNQTFENINQKPRCVTNAVDWRASFHRDHNAGRV; this is encoded by the coding sequence ATGGAAGAAATATTAGGATTGTTCCCGGAAAATATAAGACAAACCATTTATAAAACACTGAAAGGTCGTTGGGGCACACTGCAAGAGATTCGTTTCAGAATTCAGCAGCCGATCGAATTGATATTTGATGATCATACGGAATGGCTGGACGGTAAAAGACCGGATAAGAATGACAGCATTTTTGTTCTGAATCAGTTAAGTGAATTTTCGTTATACAAGATGGAAGATGAGCTTCGTGAAGGTTATGTCACCATAGAAGGCGGCCATCGTATCGGGTTATCAGGCAAAGTGAATACCGTTCATGGTCATGTCAAAGCCATTCAGCATATAACCTTTTTTAATATCCGGATAGCAAGCGAAAAGATCGGTGCAGCATTGCCTTTTATGCCATACATTTATAAGAATCAATACCTCAGCACATTGCTTATTGGTCCTCCTCAGACAGGAAAAACCACTTTAATACGAGATATAGCTCGTTTGATTGGTTCAGGATGGAATCGAACAAAGGCGCATAAAGTCGGGATTATTGACGAACGCTCTGAAATCGGCGGCTCAAAAAAAGGGCTCCCCCAGCATGACCTAGGTAAAAGAACTGATGTGATGGATGCTTGTCCCAAAGATGAAGGCATGATGATGATGATCAGATCAATGTCGCCGGAGGTATTGATTGTGGATGAAATCGGGACTGAGTCTGATGTACAAGCTTTAATGGAGGCTATTAATGCCGGGGTGATTGTCATTTGTTCCATTCATGGAGATTCACTTGAGTCGCTGATGAAACGGCCATCGCTACAACCGTTATTTCATCAGCAGATTTTTCAACGCTTTGTCTTATTGAATGGACAAGCAAAACCTGGTCAGATGCATCATATTTACAACCAAACGTTTGAAAACATTAATCAGAAACCGAGGTGCGTAACGAATGCAGTGGATTGGCGCGCTTCTTTTCATAGGGACCACAACGCTGGTAGGGTTTAA
- the efp gene encoding elongation factor P, with the protein MISVNDFKTGLTIELDNDAWQVIDFQHVKPGKGAAFVRSKLRNLRNGNVQEKTFRAGEKVNRAHIENRKMQYLYASGDTHAFMDTNTFEQLELQTNQIENELNFMRETMEVSIITYEGEVIGVELPKNVELTVAETEPGLKGDTASGGTKPATLETGYTVQVPLFVNQGDALVISTTEGKYVSRA; encoded by the coding sequence ATGATATCCGTGAACGATTTTAAGACTGGGCTAACGATTGAACTGGATAACGATGCGTGGCAGGTCATTGATTTTCAGCACGTAAAACCAGGTAAAGGCGCCGCTTTTGTACGGTCGAAACTCAGAAATCTGCGAAACGGCAATGTTCAGGAGAAAACATTCCGGGCTGGCGAAAAAGTCAACCGGGCACATATTGAAAACCGAAAGATGCAGTATTTATATGCCTCAGGCGACACACACGCATTTATGGACACAAATACGTTTGAGCAGCTGGAACTACAAACAAATCAGATTGAAAACGAGTTAAATTTCATGAGGGAAACTATGGAAGTCTCAATCATTACGTATGAAGGTGAAGTCATTGGTGTTGAACTTCCTAAAAACGTGGAATTAACTGTCGCAGAAACAGAGCCGGGGTTGAAAGGCGATACAGCAAGCGGAGGCACGAAACCGGCAACATTAGAAACCGGATATACTGTACAAGTTCCTCTCTTTGTTAATCAAGGAGACGCCCTGGTCATCAGCACAACAGAAGGCAAATATGTTTCAAGAGCATAG
- a CDS encoding M24 family metallopeptidase: MGKLALLRQKLENENLDAILINSPVNRRYLTGFTGTAGAAVISQKDARFITDFRYIEQANEQATEFTVVEHKQPIHEEINAQLNQMGVKRIGFEKDHTTFSVYEKYKETFDAELTPVSGLVESLRLIKSDDELACLKRAAKIADDAFSHIQHYIKPGVKEVDISNELEFFMRRQGATSSSFDIIVASGYRAALPHGVASEKEIQSGELVTMDYGALLDGYCSDTTRTVAVDEISDELKNIYNTVLEAQLRGVEGIKPGMTGKEADALTRNYINDKGFGDYFGHSTGHGLGMEVHEGPALSFRSEKKLEPGMVVTVEPGIYVPNVGGCRIEDDIVITETGSERLTRASKELVRL; the protein is encoded by the coding sequence ATGGGGAAATTAGCTCTACTTCGTCAAAAATTAGAAAATGAGAATCTTGATGCCATTTTAATTAATAGTCCCGTCAACAGGCGATATCTGACCGGCTTTACTGGAACGGCCGGTGCTGCAGTCATCAGTCAAAAGGATGCACGCTTTATTACTGACTTCCGCTACATAGAACAGGCAAATGAACAAGCAACTGAGTTTACAGTTGTTGAACATAAACAACCGATCCATGAAGAAATAAATGCTCAACTAAATCAGATGGGTGTGAAAAGGATCGGATTTGAAAAAGACCATACAACCTTTTCCGTTTATGAAAAATATAAAGAAACTTTCGATGCGGAACTAACACCTGTCAGCGGGCTTGTGGAAAGCCTCCGTCTCATCAAATCAGATGATGAACTCGCGTGTTTAAAACGGGCGGCTAAAATAGCTGATGATGCGTTTAGTCACATCCAACATTACATTAAGCCGGGTGTAAAAGAAGTTGATATCTCAAATGAGCTTGAATTTTTTATGCGAAGGCAAGGAGCAACATCATCCAGTTTTGATATTATTGTTGCATCGGGTTACCGGGCGGCTCTTCCGCATGGTGTTGCCTCTGAAAAAGAAATTCAGTCCGGCGAATTGGTTACAATGGACTACGGCGCGCTGTTAGATGGTTATTGCTCGGATACGACAAGGACGGTAGCAGTCGATGAAATCAGTGATGAACTGAAAAATATTTATAATACAGTTCTTGAGGCTCAGCTTCGTGGTGTTGAGGGCATTAAGCCGGGTATGACCGGCAAGGAAGCTGATGCACTGACGAGAAATTATATTAATGATAAAGGATTTGGCGATTATTTCGGTCATTCAACCGGCCACGGGCTTGGTATGGAAGTGCATGAAGGACCTGCGTTGTCATTTCGCTCTGAAAAAAAATTGGAACCTGGTATGGTTGTAACAGTCGAACCGGGTATTTACGTGCCAAATGTCGGGGGCTGCCGCATTGAAGATGATATCGTTATAACAGAAACAGGCAGTGAACGCCTTACCCGCGCATCAAAAGAACTGGTCCGGCTATAG
- the aroQ gene encoding type II 3-dehydroquinate dehydratase — protein sequence MSRFLLLNGPNINLLGKREKDVYGDFTLQSIEKELTDLVESGGGELDCFQSNHEGALVDSLHRANELSYDGIIFNPAAYTHTSIALRDAIAAINVPVIEVHISNIHQREDFRHQSMLAAVCHGQIVGFGRKSYRLALQAFLEDI from the coding sequence ATGAGCCGTTTTTTACTTTTGAATGGGCCAAATATTAATTTGCTCGGTAAACGGGAAAAGGATGTATACGGGGACTTCACATTACAGTCAATTGAGAAAGAGCTGACCGATTTAGTAGAGTCGGGCGGCGGTGAACTGGACTGCTTTCAGTCTAACCATGAAGGCGCGTTGGTCGATTCGCTGCACCGTGCGAATGAATTGTCATATGATGGAATCATTTTTAATCCTGCCGCCTACACACATACGAGTATTGCTTTGCGTGATGCAATTGCTGCGATTAATGTTCCCGTCATCGAAGTGCACATTTCTAACATTCACCAGCGTGAAGATTTCAGACATCAATCGATGCTTGCTGCGGTATGTCATGGACAAATAGTCGGCTTTGGGAGAAAGAGTTACCGGCTGGCATTACAAGCCTTCCTGGAAGATATATAG
- a CDS encoding YqhR family membrane protein produces the protein MDNQDNQLEQNKREEPVSILSRSLLTGFIGGLIGGFFGVVLYYFNFSEVAPRSYVFRSWLTADWIDTWLGTVLSILVIGVISLGSALIYFMLFKKINTLWMGAVYGILLWVIVFYLLQPIFPNIPHVMDLKSDTIVSTICLYILYGTFIGYSISYDYNETLNKMKNREEQK, from the coding sequence ATGGATAATCAAGACAATCAGCTGGAACAAAACAAGCGTGAAGAGCCGGTAAGTATATTGTCCAGATCGCTTTTGACAGGGTTTATCGGAGGTCTGATTGGCGGTTTTTTCGGAGTGGTTCTGTATTATTTTAATTTTTCAGAAGTCGCTCCGAGGAGTTATGTGTTCCGTTCCTGGCTCACGGCGGATTGGATCGATACATGGCTTGGAACTGTTTTATCGATATTGGTTATTGGGGTTATTTCACTGGGGAGTGCGTTAATATACTTTATGCTGTTTAAAAAAATAAATACACTCTGGATGGGAGCAGTCTATGGGATACTTCTCTGGGTGATTGTTTTCTATTTGCTTCAGCCGATTTTCCCTAATATCCCGCATGTGATGGACCTGAAGTCAGATACGATCGTATCAACAATCTGTTTATATATATTATACGGCACTTTTATCGGTTATTCCATTTCATATGACTATAACGAAACATTGAATAAAATGAAAAACAGAGAGGAACAGAAGTGA
- a CDS encoding SA1362 family protein, which yields MGNSKGTLVVYAIIGLAVIGVITQLFSNTASFLTSIFTMLGFGIVIFALLYFFIFRKRSGASSNETKKYKQAVKQSKAKYKQQPQQTKSSSSSKREKSSPFKKKSGKRPSHLRVIDGNKSKRKNRASL from the coding sequence GTGGGAAACAGTAAAGGAACCTTGGTGGTTTATGCGATTATTGGTCTGGCCGTAATTGGGGTCATCACACAATTGTTCAGCAATACAGCTTCCTTTCTGACAAGTATTTTTACAATGCTTGGATTTGGTATCGTTATTTTTGCTTTACTCTACTTTTTCATTTTCAGAAAAAGGAGTGGGGCATCCTCTAATGAAACGAAAAAGTATAAACAAGCAGTGAAACAATCAAAAGCCAAGTATAAGCAGCAGCCGCAACAAACTAAATCATCCTCATCTTCTAAACGTGAAAAATCGTCTCCGTTTAAAAAGAAATCAGGTAAACGTCCCTCCCATCTGCGGGTCATTGATGGGAATAAATCCAAAAGAAAAAACCGGGCCAGCCTTTGA
- a CDS encoding patatin-like phospholipase family protein, which translates to MKIDGVFSGGGVKAYAFLGALQGINAWNHSFERVTGSSAGAILAALIAADYSIEEMEANFQKLNTAKLLDPPKWTTLIPFSKWLNLYFQLGLYKGDRLEKWIYKLLAAKSIYTFGELKPGYLRVVVSDISLGKLVVIPDDLERIYGINPDYFPVAKAVRMSSGFPYFFMPKKLPGKSNKKSLIVDGGLLSNFPLWIFKNENNRNARPVLGIKLSGSPENEKPREIRNALDMFHGLFSTMMHAHDARYVSKSDQNNIIFIPVEHVDTTDFKLNRDTKEILIQIGHNRAEAFLKHWPK; encoded by the coding sequence ATGAAGATTGATGGTGTTTTTTCAGGCGGCGGTGTTAAAGCATATGCATTTCTGGGAGCACTGCAGGGGATTAACGCATGGAATCATTCGTTTGAACGAGTGACAGGCTCATCAGCGGGAGCTATTTTGGCAGCGCTGATCGCAGCCGATTATTCCATTGAAGAGATGGAAGCGAATTTCCAGAAACTGAATACTGCAAAACTCTTGGACCCTCCTAAGTGGACTACACTAATTCCCTTCTCCAAATGGTTAAACCTCTATTTTCAACTCGGGCTGTATAAAGGCGACAGACTGGAAAAATGGATTTACAAGCTTCTGGCAGCAAAAAGCATATATACATTCGGCGAGTTGAAGCCTGGTTATTTGAGAGTGGTTGTCAGTGATATATCACTTGGTAAGCTGGTTGTTATCCCGGATGATCTGGAAAGAATCTATGGTATTAATCCGGATTACTTTCCTGTTGCCAAGGCGGTTAGAATGAGTTCAGGCTTTCCCTATTTTTTTATGCCAAAAAAATTGCCCGGTAAATCGAACAAAAAAAGCTTGATTGTTGATGGCGGACTATTGAGCAACTTTCCACTATGGATTTTTAAAAATGAAAACAACCGGAATGCACGTCCGGTTTTAGGTATCAAATTAAGTGGCTCTCCGGAGAATGAAAAGCCGCGCGAAATCCGCAATGCCCTTGATATGTTTCATGGTTTATTTTCAACGATGATGCATGCTCATGACGCCCGTTACGTGTCAAAATCAGATCAGAATAATATTATTTTTATACCGGTTGAGCACGTGGATACAACGGATTTTAAGCTTAATCGGGATACAAAGGAAATATTGATTCAGATTGGGCACAATAGAGCTGAGGCATTTCTAAAGCATTGGCCCAAATAA
- a CDS encoding vitamin B12-dependent ribonucleotide reductase — translation MSTAVESRHRIDVQALNKDIKMFPQVHPVTDDMTLTHKGVSRLVMLDRYAFKDTAKTTLKAGDFVVLTVKADPKFPARGLGFVKSVDWNNNEAMIKVDSDFISVLDDEEEASTGIIRRSLSVIDKPLEVYYEQIAQRNATGLSNVETTKNKQNEWYEKFNEELSRMNFIPAGRVLYGAGADTDVTYFNCYVMPNIKDSREGISDHRKQVMEIMSRGGGVGTNGSTLRPRNALARGVNGKSSGSVSWLDDIAKLTHLVEQGGSRRGAQMIMLVDSHPDIIEFIISKMQNPRILRYLIENTEDEQIKTLAEEKLKFTPLTETESDLYQSIVNYRSMPGQGGFTQAAIREAEQKLVTGGTYDVHNPEFLTGANISVCITKDFMEAVENDEVYELRFPDVENYSEEEMKAYNEKWHDIGDVRKWEEMGYGIRVYRRIKAKELWNLINICATYSAEPGIFFIDNANEMTNAQAYGDQVVATNPCGKVAQFASRKKSDELLGS, via the coding sequence ATGTCGACTGCTGTTGAAAGCCGGCATAGGATTGATGTACAAGCATTGAACAAAGATATAAAAATGTTCCCGCAAGTACACCCGGTTACAGATGATATGACATTAACGCATAAAGGTGTATCAAGGCTGGTAATGCTTGATCGATATGCATTTAAAGATACCGCAAAGACGACGTTAAAAGCAGGCGATTTTGTTGTGTTGACCGTTAAGGCCGACCCTAAGTTTCCTGCCCGCGGACTTGGGTTTGTTAAGTCTGTTGATTGGAATAACAATGAAGCAATGATTAAAGTTGATTCTGATTTTATTTCAGTGCTTGATGATGAAGAAGAAGCTTCCACAGGAATTATCAGACGCTCTCTCAGTGTGATAGACAAACCGCTTGAAGTTTATTATGAACAGATAGCTCAACGAAATGCCACAGGGCTTTCAAATGTTGAGACAACAAAGAATAAACAGAATGAATGGTATGAAAAATTCAACGAAGAACTGAGCAGGATGAACTTTATTCCTGCAGGTCGCGTACTATACGGTGCAGGAGCAGATACGGATGTGACGTATTTCAACTGCTATGTCATGCCAAATATTAAAGACTCGCGTGAAGGTATTTCAGATCACCGCAAACAGGTGATGGAGATTATGTCCCGGGGAGGCGGTGTCGGTACGAATGGTTCGACACTGAGACCCCGGAACGCACTGGCAAGAGGCGTAAATGGAAAATCATCCGGCTCGGTGTCCTGGCTTGATGATATTGCCAAACTGACTCATCTTGTAGAACAGGGCGGATCAAGACGTGGAGCCCAAATGATTATGTTAGTTGATTCTCATCCTGATATTATTGAATTTATCATTTCAAAAATGCAGAATCCGCGAATTTTGCGTTATTTGATTGAAAACACAGAGGATGAACAAATTAAAACCCTTGCAGAAGAAAAACTGAAATTCACACCGTTAACTGAAACTGAATCCGATCTTTACCAGAGTATTGTCAATTACCGGTCAATGCCGGGACAAGGCGGTTTCACACAGGCTGCCATCCGTGAAGCGGAACAAAAACTGGTTACCGGCGGAACGTACGATGTTCATAATCCTGAGTTCTTAACCGGCGCCAATATTTCAGTCTGCATCACAAAAGATTTCATGGAAGCTGTGGAAAATGATGAGGTGTATGAGCTTCGTTTCCCCGATGTTGAAAACTACTCTGAAGAAGAAATGAAGGCATACAATGAAAAATGGCATGACATAGGCGATGTTCGTAAATGGGAAGAGATGGGGTATGGCATTCGGGTTTACCGGCGTATTAAAGCCAAGGAATTATGGAACCTGATTAACATTTGCGCGACTTATTCGGCAGAACCGGGTATTTTCTTTATTGACAATGCCAACGAAATGACGAATGCGCAAGCTTATGGTGACCAGGTCGTTGCAACAAATCCGTGTGGTAAAGTGGCACAGTTTGCCTCACGTAAAAAATCGGATGAATTGCTGGGAAGCTAA
- a CDS encoding rhodanese-like domain-containing protein has protein sequence MEFLIIAAVVLLAVGMFRYFRQKNYLKTLTEDQFREGYRKAQLIDVREPNEFDKGHILGARNIPLTQMKQRLVELRKDKPVYLYCQGGSRSGRAAQLLHKKGYEDISQLKGGFKKWTGKVKSK, from the coding sequence ATGGAATTTTTAATCATAGCAGCTGTAGTTCTTCTCGCAGTCGGGATGTTCCGGTATTTCAGGCAAAAAAACTATTTGAAAACTTTAACAGAGGATCAGTTCCGCGAAGGCTACCGAAAAGCACAACTTATTGATGTGCGCGAACCAAACGAATTTGATAAAGGGCATATACTTGGCGCACGAAATATACCACTGACACAAATGAAACAGCGGCTGGTCGAGCTGAGAAAAGATAAACCGGTTTATCTTTATTGCCAGGGAGGTTCAAGATCAGGGAGAGCTGCACAACTGCTCCACAAGAAAGGCTATGAAGATATTAGCCAGCTTAAAGGCGGTTTTAAAAAGTGGACAGGCAAAGTGAAATCAAAGTAA
- the gcvPB gene encoding aminomethyl-transferring glycine dehydrogenase subunit GcvPB, producing the protein MAKTDFPLIFERGKDGRTSYSLPEMDVPEINLEDEFDDAYIRREAPGLPEVSELDIMRHYTGLSNRNYGVDSGFYPLGSCTMKYNPKINEDVARLAGFSHIHPYQDPKTVQGAMEVMHDLQTSLSEITGMHDFSLQSAAGAQGEWSGLMMIRAFHEKNGEFNRTKVIVPDSAHGTNPASVTVAGFDAVTVKTNENGLVDIEDLKRVVDEETAALMLTNPNTLGLFETEIMEMAEIVHGAGGKLYYDGANLNAIMGYVRPGDMGFDVVHLNLHKTFTGPHGGGGPGSGPVGVTEEFESFLPKPVLSKNDDEFVFDYDRPNSIGRIKPYYGNFGIYLRAYTYIRTMGAEGLKKVSEYAVLNANYLMRKLEQEYALPYQQHCKHEFVISGKHQKQLGVRTLDIAKRLLDYGYHPPTIYFPLNVEEAMMTEPTETESKETLDGFIEAMLAISNEAKDDPELVQEAPHETIVRRMDEATAARKPILRFQS; encoded by the coding sequence ATGGCTAAGACAGATTTTCCGTTAATTTTCGAACGCGGTAAAGATGGCAGGACGAGCTATAGCTTGCCGGAGATGGATGTTCCGGAAATAAATCTGGAGGACGAATTTGATGATGCTTATATCCGGCGTGAAGCACCTGGACTGCCTGAAGTCAGCGAATTGGATATCATGCGTCATTATACAGGACTGTCGAACCGTAACTATGGTGTTGATTCCGGATTTTATCCGCTTGGCTCCTGTACCATGAAGTATAACCCAAAAATAAATGAAGATGTTGCACGATTGGCCGGTTTCAGTCATATCCATCCCTATCAGGATCCGAAAACGGTGCAGGGCGCGATGGAAGTAATGCATGACCTGCAAACCTCACTCAGTGAAATCACAGGTATGCATGATTTTTCTCTTCAATCGGCAGCCGGTGCACAAGGTGAGTGGAGCGGCCTGATGATGATCCGTGCATTCCATGAGAAAAATGGCGAGTTTAACCGGACGAAAGTGATTGTTCCTGACTCTGCCCATGGGACAAACCCGGCATCTGTCACTGTTGCCGGATTTGACGCCGTTACGGTTAAGACAAATGAGAACGGCTTAGTGGATATTGAAGATTTAAAACGTGTTGTTGATGAGGAAACAGCAGCATTGATGCTGACAAATCCGAATACTCTCGGGCTGTTTGAAACCGAAATAATGGAAATGGCAGAAATTGTTCATGGAGCAGGCGGAAAACTTTATTATGACGGAGCGAATCTTAATGCCATTATGGGCTATGTACGTCCGGGGGATATGGGTTTTGATGTTGTTCATTTAAATCTGCACAAAACATTCACAGGACCGCACGGTGGCGGTGGCCCTGGATCAGGACCGGTCGGTGTAACTGAAGAGTTTGAATCCTTTTTGCCAAAACCGGTTCTATCGAAAAATGATGACGAATTCGTATTTGATTATGACCGTCCGAATTCAATCGGTCGGATAAAGCCATACTATGGCAACTTCGGTATTTATTTGAGGGCTTATACCTATATCCGTACTATGGGAGCAGAAGGCCTTAAGAAAGTAAGTGAATACGCGGTCTTGAATGCAAATTATTTGATGCGCAAACTGGAGCAGGAGTATGCACTGCCATATCAGCAGCATTGTAAGCATGAATTTGTTATATCGGGTAAACACCAGAAGCAGCTGGGTGTCCGCACATTGGATATTGCTAAGCGTCTTCTTGATTACGGTTACCATCCGCCGACAATTTACTTCCCGTTAAATGTGGAAGAGGCTATGATGACCGAGCCTACTGAAACCGAATCAAAAGAAACATTGGATGGTTTCATTGAAGCAATGCTTGCCATTTCGAATGAGGCTAAAGATGATCCTGAACTCGTTCAGGAGGCGCCGCACGAAACAATCGTAAGACGTATGGATGAAGCAACGGCTGCCCGGAAACCGATTTTGCGTTTTCAGTCATAA
- the gcvPA gene encoding aminomethyl-transferring glycine dehydrogenase subunit GcvPA, with the protein MEFRYLPMTESDKQEMLAAIGVESTEELFSDIPESVRFKQELNLKKPANESALMQELSTMAGKNANLKEYTSFLGAGVYDHYIPSVVDHVISRSEFYTAYTPYQPEVSQGELQAIFEFQTMICELTGMEVANSSMYDGGTALAEAVTLSAGQTKRKKIIVSKTVHPESRAVIHTYAKGQNLEVVEIDHHHGTTDLEQLENELDEETASVVIQYPNFFGQIEPMNDVNELIQKQKKTMFLVSSNPLALGYLTPPGDFGADIVAGDTQVFGIPAQFGGPHCGYFATTDKLKRKVPGRLVGQTTDENGERGFVLTLQAREQHIRRDKATSNICSNQALNALASSVAMSSIGKHGLRKMAALNMQKARYAKQKLEEKAISVSFSGPFFNELVIELSENVTKINEKLLDEGIIGGYDLSLYYPELKGHMLVAVTENRSKNEIDKFVKELGDING; encoded by the coding sequence ATGGAATTTCGTTATTTGCCAATGACTGAATCAGATAAACAGGAAATGCTCGCTGCCATCGGCGTTGAATCGACCGAGGAACTGTTTTCGGACATTCCGGAAAGTGTACGGTTCAAACAGGAATTAAACCTGAAAAAACCGGCAAATGAATCAGCATTAATGCAAGAATTGTCAACAATGGCCGGAAAAAATGCCAACTTGAAGGAATATACCTCCTTCTTGGGCGCCGGTGTCTATGACCACTATATTCCGTCTGTTGTTGACCATGTGATCTCACGCTCAGAATTTTATACGGCTTATACGCCGTATCAGCCGGAAGTTTCACAAGGTGAACTGCAGGCTATTTTTGAGTTTCAAACGATGATTTGCGAACTGACAGGCATGGAAGTTGCAAACTCTTCTATGTACGATGGCGGCACAGCTCTGGCTGAAGCCGTTACCCTCAGCGCCGGTCAGACAAAACGAAAAAAAATCATTGTATCAAAAACCGTTCATCCTGAATCACGCGCAGTCATTCACACCTATGCTAAAGGTCAAAACCTTGAGGTCGTTGAAATTGACCATCATCATGGCACAACTGATCTGGAGCAGTTAGAAAATGAACTGGACGAGGAAACGGCAAGTGTCGTCATTCAGTATCCCAACTTTTTTGGTCAGATTGAACCGATGAACGATGTGAATGAATTAATTCAAAAACAGAAAAAGACAATGTTCCTTGTCTCGAGCAATCCGTTGGCGCTGGGATATTTGACACCCCCAGGCGATTTTGGCGCTGATATTGTTGCGGGAGACACGCAGGTGTTCGGGATTCCGGCACAATTCGGCGGGCCGCATTGTGGCTATTTTGCGACAACGGATAAATTAAAACGTAAAGTACCCGGCAGACTTGTCGGACAGACAACTGATGAAAACGGTGAGCGCGGTTTTGTACTGACATTACAGGCGAGAGAGCAGCATATCAGACGTGATAAAGCGACATCCAACATCTGTTCCAATCAGGCGTTAAATGCTTTGGCCAGTTCAGTCGCCATGAGTTCAATCGGCAAACATGGCCTCCGGAAAATGGCTGCATTAAATATGCAAAAAGCACGCTATGCCAAACAGAAGCTGGAAGAGAAGGCAATATCCGTTTCCTTTAGCGGACCATTTTTCAATGAATTAGTGATTGAACTTTCAGAAAATGTAACAAAGATTAATGAAAAATTGTTAGATGAGGGCATAATTGGCGGTTATGATCTGTCATTGTATTATCCGGAATTGAAAGGACATATGTTAGTTGCCGTCACTGAAAACCGTTCAAAAAATGAGATAGATAAATTTGTTAAAGAATTGGGGGATATTAATGGCTAA